The sequence below is a genomic window from Gemmatimonadota bacterium.
TTGAAAGCGACTTGGACGTACTAGTCGCCTTCGAATCGGATGTCCGTATTGGATACATCGGACTGGCCGGTTTAGAGATCGAGCTAATGGAATTGCTCGGGTGGAAGACTGACATTCACACACTAGAGGGAGTAGAAAGAAGCCGCAACTGGTTGCTTCGCAAGATAATACTCGGTTCGGCGGAGACGGTATATGAGCAGACGAGATGATCAATTAGCCTTGGTAAAGATGCGGAACCACGCTGCGGAAGCGATAGCTATACTCGGTGAGTCTAGTTTGAATGATCTCGAAGAAAACCGTGTCACTGAACTTGGATTGTGGAAACTGTTGGAGATTATTGGCGAAGCGGCCAACCGCATTTCTGCAGAGACGCAACGACTCCATCAAGAGGTTCCCTGGCCTCAGATCATGGCAATGGGTAACCGAATGGTATACGGCTACGACGACATCAGTCTTGAAAGATTGTGGGACACAACAAAGTGGGAACTACCGCCACTCGTGAAGCAACTAGATCTCCTTATCGACAAAGAGAATCTATAATGCCTTCCGAACAGCATACCAGCCTAGACCGGCGTCTGGTCCTGTTGGCGTGGTTGAATCGCCAGTTCGGATACGAGCAGAACCGCGATCTACTGGTAGATATGAGAGAAGCGGATGAAGGATTTGACGCCTACGGTCACAGTTCAATCTACCATCGATTGATCAGCCGTGGTGACAAGATAAAGATCCCTCCTGAAATACTCGCCAAATACGACAAGAACATCCATAAACACCTTATGGCTATGAACGCGCTACGTTCTGAGCCCATAGTCTTGAGATACTTCCAACACTTGGCGGCGTGGTATACGGAGTATGCTCTTGACAGTTACTTCAACAGACCGGGGCAAACTGTGAGTGCTCTGAACGACTTCGCCAGAGCGCACAATGCACATACTTCGAACCAGATCGCATTCTCAAAGTCCGATCTGCGCAAGTTGGCTTTCTGGATGGCGACCGGAAGTGGAAAGACGCTTATAATGCACCTCAACTACCGGCAGTTTCTCCACTACAATGATCAGCAGTTAGACAACATTCTTCTGATAACGCCTAACGAGGGGTTGAGCACACAGCACATTGAAGAAATGACGGCGTCGAACATCCCCTGCCGACGCTTCGAACGTCACGGGGACAGCCTGATGTCATCCACCCGCGAGGCGGTCCAGGTCATAGAGATCACCAAACTGACGGAGCAGAAACGTGGCGGTGGAGTAAGCGTCCCAGTAGAGGCATTCGAAGGCAACAACCTGATTTTCGTTGACGAAGGGCACAAGGGATCCGGTGGTGAGGCTTGGAGGAGAGTACGAGAGGAATTGGGAAAGACAGGTTACACGTTCGAGTACAGTGCGACGTTCGGCCAGGCGCTATCATCTGCTGGTAATGACGCGCTGACTATAGAATACGGCAAGGCGATCGCCTTCGACTATTCGTATAGGTACTTTCACGGCGATGGTTACGGGAAAGATTTTCGGGTACTCAATTTGAACGAGGAAACGACATCCGAGTATACCGATCTGCTGTTACTGGGAAATCTGCTTTCTTTTTACGAACAGCAATGCTTGTTCGAAGCGCGAACCGAAGCGTTACGTACCTACGGACTGGAACGTCCTCTCTCATTGTTTATAGGTAGAAAGGTAAATGATGTTTACAACCAGAGTGGGGAAAAGCAGAGTGACGTGTTGACTGTAGCTCGTTTCCTGCATTGCGTCCTGAGCAAGCCGGACTGGGCTGCAGAGGCAATCGGCAGACTCCTCGAAGGAGAGACCGGTCTTTGCACGCCTCATGGACAGGACGTA
It includes:
- a CDS encoding DUF86 domain-containing protein; protein product: MSRRDDQLALVKMRNHAAEAIAILGESSLNDLEENRVTELGLWKLLEIIGEAANRISAETQRLHQEVPWPQIMAMGNRMVYGYDDISLERLWDTTKWELPPLVKQLDLLIDKENL